The window TATGACTCTACAAAAATCATCTTCATTATTTTCAGTAACTCACAAAGATGGAAAAGCTGTAAAAGATAAAGATGTAATTAATTCAGATCAAGATGTATTAGTGAAAGTTGAAGATAATGTAAATTTAACAATTACTAAAGATGGAAAGTCTTATCCTTATAGACTAGATGAAAATAATAATTTAATTATTAGACCGGATGGTTCATATATATTAACTTTTGAAGACTTGAATAGTGGTCAAAAATATACATTAAGTTTTGTAATTGATAATGTTTTAAAGTATAACCTTGAAAGTAATGCAAATCCTAAACCTACTGTAGAAAGTTTAGAAGAAGATATTAAAAAGAAACAAACTTTAAATAATCATGAAGCTTATATCTATTTTGATAAAAGAAAAGAAAACATGAATATTAAAATTTGGGAAAATAATCATTCTACAAATTTATCATGAGGTGATAAGTTAGGGAACCATGGTTCTTATTATGTTATTAAAATTTATAACTCTTCTAAAGAAGAATGATTTAGATTCTTTGCAAGAGGTGTATTCAATCAAGAAATGGTAGATAATGGTCCTTGAAAAGATAAAACTGACTGGGTTGAACCACCTGTTGATCCAAATAAACCTGTAACTCCCCCAGTTGATCCAGGACCAGATAAACCTGTAATTCCACCTGTTAATCCAGAACCTGACAAACCTGTAACTCCTCCAGTTAATCCTGATCCTGAAAAACCAACTGAACCAAGTAATCCAAATGTTCCAGTAGAACCAAACAAACCAAATGATACAAATAACTTTGCTAAGCACCCTACTCCTGATAAAGATAATTTACCATTTAAGTTTGAAGGACTTGATGAAAACAACAAATCTAAATTTGGTAATAAAGTAGTAATTAGTTCTATGAGTAATGCCAATAATAATTTTTCAGTAAAATTATTTAAAGATGGAAAACAAACAAATTATCAATGTGGTCAAGAAATTAATCAAGCTGGTAAATATGTAGTAACATTCCAAAATGAATCAGGAACACAATATTCTTATTCTTTTGAAGTCACTAACTCTAATGGTGAATTGATAGCTATTATTATTGGTTTATCAGTTGCTTTTGCAGTTGTGGTTACAGCTGCAGCTATAGCTATAGTTTTACAAAGAAAAAAATATAATAAGAGATTTGCTTCTCTAAAAAGATAATTAACTTAAAAATGAAATAAGTCCTATGACTAGGACTTATTTTTTTGTTTATAGTTTTTAAAATTGAATGTCTAATCACTTGAAATTATTTATAAATATTTTTGCTATTAATTAATTTAAAAATTCCAAGAGTTTTATTAGTTATTTATGGTGACTTCATTAAAATTAATATAAATAATTTAGTATTTTATTATTTATAATAAATATGTTTTTTAAAACTAATACATATGAATAACATTAATTCAAATAAACATATTTCTGTAAGACTAGAAGATGCTGTTGATTCTTTAAATATACAGAAAGATAAAATTTATGTAGATTGCACTTTTGGTAGAGGTGGACATAGTTTTGAAATTTTGAAAAGATTAAGTTCAAAAGGTAAACTTTTTGTTTTTGATTTAGATCTAGATGCAAAAAAATATTTTGACAATAATTTTTCAAAATTTAAAAATTGTTTTTTTATTCAAGATAATTTTAAAAACTTAAAAGAAAATTTAGCTAAATTTGATATTTCAAAAGTTGATGGTTTTTTATTTGATTTTGGTGTTTCTAGTCCAATGCTTGATAATGCAAATAGAGGTTTTAGTTTTAAACTTGATGCAAGACTAGATATGAGAATGAATCAAAACCAGGAACTAAGTGCTTATGAAGTTATTAATAATTATTCAAAAGAAAAGTTAATTCAAATATTTTGAAAATATGGGGAGATTAGAAATCCAGTTCCAGTAGTTGATGAAATTATTAAATATAGATCAAATAAACCAATTGAAACAACATTGGAATTAGTAGATATTATTAGAAAAAGAACTCCTATAAAAATCCAAAGAGAAAAGAAACATTTTGCTAGAACTTATTTCCAAGCAATTAGAATAGAAGTAAATGATGAACTAAATAGCATTAGAAAGGCATTATCTGATGCTTTAAATATGCTTTCAAAAAACGGAAGAATAGTTACAATTAGTTTTCACTCACTAGAGGAAAAAGAAATTAAAAATACTTATAAAGATGTTTTAGAAAGTAAGATTCCAAAAGAAGTGCCAATTAATAATAGTTTTGATTTTAAAATAATTAAAATAAAACCTAAGAGAGCATCTAGTTCAGAATTAGAAGAAAATAATAGAACAAGATCTTCATTTTTAAAAGTTATAGAAAGGGTTAATGAATAATGAGAGAAAACTATACAGTTATATCCTTTGGAAATTATGAGACAAAAATTCTAATTGGAACATTTATTGAAAATCAATTGTTTCCTATTTATAAAAAAAGTTTTTTAACTAAAAACTGTTTCCAAGAATCTGAAATAATGGATGAAGAGCTATTAATTGAAACTCTTAAAAAAGAATTTCAATTAATGCCTATTATGCTAAAAAACACAAACTTGATTTTAAATATTCCTTTAAAGTCTTTAGATATTATTAACTCTAGTAAAGATAGTGTTCCGGTTCCAAATAATGCAACAAAGAAAATGTTGATTGAACTAATTGAAAACTTTGGACATCAAAATACCCCATCTGACAAAATTGAATTAGATAAAAAAGTTATCAATTGAAAAATTAATGGAAAGAGTTTTTCTTATTTACCAAATTTACCAGAAAATATTTCTACCTTTGGATGAAACATTAATACCTACTTAACTAAAAAATCAGTAATTGAAAAATACCAATCAATTTTTATTGAATGCTTTGGAGTAACTCCAAAACTAATTACTTGTGATAGTTTAGTAATGAATCAATTATTTATAAACAAAGAAAGAAAATCAAAAGTACTGGTTAATATTGGTCATTTAAAAAGTTCTTTTGAAAGATATGAAAATGAAGTGTTAGTTAATCAAACAAGTTATGATTTTGGAATTAGACACTTAACTGCAGAAATTGGAAGAATGGCTTCAATTGATGAAATTAAATCTATTGAGATTTTAAAGATTTACAAAACTATTTATTCATTTAATAGTAACCTTGCTTTGATTAACCATTTTAAAGAAAAGTATTTAGATTATTCTCAAACTACTATTGAAGACATTAGAAAATTAATTTTTGTTTGAATGAAAAATTTAATATCATTACTAAACTACTATTTGAAAAAAAGTAAATTAGATTTTTTAGGTGTTGATGAAATATATATTTATTCTTCAATGAATATATTAGAATCTTGATTCCCTTTCATTAGAGACAATTTAGAAAAAAGAGCAGATATATTTTCAATTGAACCAAATGTTTTTAGTATTCATGAATCTAAGTTTTGTTCATTAATTGCCAGTATTTTGCATTATGCAAAAAATTGCAATAGTAGTGTTAGTTTATCTAATTGATTAGACCAATTTATTTAAAAATAGACGAAAGTCTGTTTTTTTATTATTAAATTTAAAAATATACATAAAAAATATACATAATTAATAAAATTAGAAATTACAAATTAGAGTCTCTAAGTATATAATTTTAATAACATATAAAATTTATTTTTATATTTAACTTATTAATAGAAAGGAGCAGAAATGGAAAATAGTAAAAAAATAAATATTATTGAAGATGACAAAGATGAAATTAATGTAAATGATATTACAGAATTTAATACTAAAGATTCTCATGTTATTGAAGATGATATTTTAGTAGATGATCTCTCACATAAAAAAATTGATGACTATATTCCAGAAGCTGAAGTATTAGAAATTTCTGATGAAATTACTAAAGACCAAAAGAAAAAGGAAGTTGGTTTAACTTCACAAGAGGCTGAAGCTCTTTTAGCAAAATATGGTCCAAATAAATTAGTTGAAAAAAAGAAACAAAGTAAGTTTTTCATCTTCTTTAAACAACTAAAAGATGTAATGATTCTTTTATTGTTTATTGCTATGACTTGTTCAATTGCAGTTGCTATTGTTAACGGGATCAAAGAATCTTGAAATTTTGCTGGTAGCTCTCATTTAGTAATTTCCCTTGTTGAACCATTAATTATTTTAGTAGTTATAGTGATGTATTGTATTTTGGGTGGTATTCAGGAACTAAAATCCCAGAGGCTGTAAGCTCATTAAAAAAACTAACATTAACTCAAGTTTCTGTTTTAAGAGATGGAGTAGTTAAAA is drawn from Malacoplasma penetrans HF-2 and contains these coding sequences:
- the rsmH gene encoding 16S rRNA (cytosine(1402)-N(4))-methyltransferase RsmH, with amino-acid sequence MNNINSNKHISVRLEDAVDSLNIQKDKIYVDCTFGRGGHSFEILKRLSSKGKLFVFDLDLDAKKYFDNNFSKFKNCFFIQDNFKNLKENLAKFDISKVDGFLFDFGVSSPMLDNANRGFSFKLDARLDMRMNQNQELSAYEVINNYSKEKLIQIFWKYGEIRNPVPVVDEIIKYRSNKPIETTLELVDIIRKRTPIKIQREKKHFARTYFQAIRIEVNDELNSIRKALSDALNMLSKNGRIVTISFHSLEEKEIKNTYKDVLESKIPKEVPINNSFDFKIIKIKPKRASSSELEENNRTRSSFLKVIERVNE
- a CDS encoding cation-transporting P-type ATPase — translated: MENSKKINIIEDDKDEINVNDITEFNTKDSHVIEDDILVDDLSHKKIDDYIPEAEVLEISDEITKDQKKKEVGLTSQEAEALLAKYGPNKLVEKKKQSKFFIFFKQLKDVMILLLFIAMTCSIAVAIVNGIKESWNFAGSSHLVISLVEPLIILVVIVMYCILGGIQELKSQRL